From Candidatus Poribacteria bacterium, one genomic window encodes:
- the argB gene encoding acetylglutamate kinase, with product MASVQALSQRAEMLIEALPYIREFYGKTIVVKYGGHAMVDDALKRAVMHDVVLMKYVGIKPVVVHGGGPQISDLMARVGKESEFVNGLRVTDADTVSLAEMVLVGTINKDIVSLLNRSGGRAVGLSGKDGDLLRAEKHLARVSDRDKGDVEVDIGFVGRITRINPQIIQVLESQGFIPVIAPIAVGDDGETYNINADTAAGEIAAALRAEKLLMLSDVRGVFRDRNDEGSLISTIRLGEEPALRSEGIFSSGMIPKIEACVTALRGGVRKAHVIDGRIPHSILLEVFTDGGIGTQIVHDDHRA from the coding sequence ATGGCGAGCGTGCAGGCGCTTTCACAGCGAGCAGAGATGCTCATCGAGGCGCTGCCCTACATCCGCGAGTTCTACGGCAAGACCATCGTCGTCAAGTACGGTGGGCACGCGATGGTGGACGATGCCCTCAAGCGCGCCGTCATGCACGACGTCGTCCTGATGAAGTACGTCGGCATCAAGCCGGTAGTTGTCCACGGCGGCGGGCCCCAGATCAGCGACCTGATGGCGCGCGTCGGGAAAGAGTCCGAGTTCGTCAACGGGCTGCGCGTGACGGACGCGGATACCGTCAGTCTCGCCGAGATGGTGCTGGTCGGGACGATCAACAAAGACATCGTGTCCCTGCTGAACCGCTCGGGCGGACGAGCCGTCGGATTGAGCGGCAAAGACGGCGATCTGCTCCGCGCCGAGAAACACTTGGCTCGCGTCTCGGACAGGGACAAGGGCGATGTCGAAGTCGATATCGGCTTTGTCGGGCGCATCACGCGGATCAACCCGCAGATCATCCAGGTTCTGGAATCGCAAGGGTTCATCCCGGTGATCGCTCCCATCGCCGTCGGTGACGATGGCGAGACCTACAACATCAACGCCGACACGGCTGCCGGGGAGATCGCCGCCGCTCTCCGCGCGGAGAAGCTGCTGATGCTGAGCGACGTGCGCGGCGTGTTCCGCGACCGGAACGACGAGGGCTCGCTCATTTCGACGATCCGGCTCGGGGAGGAGCCCGCGCTGCGGTCAGAGGGCATCTTCAGCAGCGGGATGATTCCCAAGATCGAGGCGTGCGTGACGGCTCTTCGGGGTGGCGTCCGGAAAGCCCATGTCATCGACGGACGAATCCCTCACTCAATCCTTCTGGAGGTCTTCACCGACGGAGGCATCGGGACCCAGATCGTCCATGACGACCATCGAGCGTGA
- a CDS encoding aspartate aminotransferase family protein — MSNASIKAEATQFIVNTYGERSLALVRGEGPYVWDADGNRYLDFLGGIAVNGLGHCHPAVVAAITEQARTLIHCSNLYYIEPQVRLAKLLVENSFAEQCFFCNSGAEANEAAIKLARKYAKDSGKSGKFEIVTMNQSFHGRTLAAITATAQPKYHKGFEPLPSGFRYVPFDDLDAAKAAMASSVCAVLVEPIQSEGGVNVASPGYLEGLRKLCDANGALLIFDEVQTSMGRLGTLWGYESFGVVPDVLTMAKSLGGGTPIGALLSRRDIAASFGPGTHASTFGGNPLVTAAAHAALTTVLNENLPAHAAKVGAYLSERMAALRGEFPCIVGTRGRGLLQGLVVNVDAKPIAAKCIEEGLLTISTNDSVLRFLPPLTIQREHVDEAVAIVRRALKASQ, encoded by the coding sequence ATGTCCAACGCATCCATCAAGGCGGAAGCCACACAGTTCATCGTGAACACGTACGGCGAGCGGTCGCTGGCGCTCGTGCGCGGCGAGGGCCCGTACGTATGGGATGCCGACGGGAACCGTTACCTCGACTTCCTGGGCGGGATCGCCGTCAACGGCTTGGGACACTGCCATCCGGCGGTTGTCGCTGCCATCACGGAACAAGCCCGCACGCTCATTCACTGCTCGAACCTGTACTACATCGAGCCCCAGGTTCGGCTCGCGAAGCTACTGGTGGAAAACTCATTCGCCGAGCAGTGCTTCTTCTGCAACAGCGGCGCGGAGGCGAACGAAGCGGCGATCAAGCTCGCCCGGAAGTACGCCAAGGACAGCGGCAAGAGCGGCAAGTTCGAGATCGTGACGATGAACCAGTCGTTCCACGGGCGGACGCTCGCGGCGATCACGGCGACGGCGCAGCCGAAGTACCACAAGGGCTTCGAGCCGCTACCGTCTGGGTTCCGCTATGTGCCGTTCGATGATCTAGACGCGGCGAAGGCTGCGATGGCCAGCAGCGTCTGTGCGGTTCTGGTGGAGCCGATTCAGTCGGAGGGCGGCGTCAACGTCGCGAGCCCAGGGTATCTGGAAGGTCTCCGAAAGCTCTGCGACGCCAACGGCGCGCTCCTGATCTTCGACGAAGTTCAGACCTCGATGGGCAGGCTCGGAACGCTGTGGGGCTACGAATCGTTCGGCGTTGTTCCGGACGTGCTGACGATGGCGAAGTCCCTCGGCGGCGGCACGCCCATCGGAGCGCTGCTGTCCCGGCGCGACATCGCCGCCAGCTTCGGTCCCGGGACGCACGCATCGACCTTCGGTGGGAACCCGCTGGTGACGGCTGCCGCGCACGCTGCACTGACCACGGTTCTGAATGAGAACCTTCCAGCGCACGCTGCCAAGGTCGGCGCCTATCTGTCCGAGCGGATGGCGGCGCTCCGCGGCGAGTTCCCGTGCATCGTCGGGACACGCGGACGAGGGCTCCTGCAAGGTCTCGTCGTGAATGTCGATGCGAAGCCCATCGCGGCGAAGTGCATCGAGGAGGGGCTGCTGACGATCAGCACGAACGACAGCGTGCTTCGGTTCCTTCCGCCCCTGACGATCCAGCGTGAGCACGTTGACGAAGCCGTCGCCATCGTCCGAAGGGCTCTCAAGGCGAGTCAGTGA
- a CDS encoding PDZ domain-containing protein, with protein sequence MKRRLSRFAVALLLVVGCQRGEPRAAEAQAPSSPPADYATARGPQATQDLAQSRENAIVRAIERAGPAVVNISSTQVVRVVRDPFWSFFWGESQVQEQKRQSLGSGVIFDAEHGYVLTNEHVIEDATYVTVRLQDGREFRAEILGEDPIADLAVLKIDGEDLPACLFGTSDDLRIGEWAIAIGNPFGQLVRDLKPSVTVGVISATNRVVQVGNRTYSNLIQTDAAVNPGNSGGPLVNAAGEVIGINTFILSESGGSHGVNFAHAISLAKRVIDRILENGGVEEPWVGMQYREVTPQIAEQIGASVREGVIVTRVERGGPADKAGLRENDIITQVNGQKVYSTVDTYSIIRLVRSGERIELTRVRGDVSGTVRMTAEVLPGYEFYGTVVRDTSEVRGVVVRSVQSGSVFARVLRPGDRIIGVGNRRVDTVEELRGIARQIRSGYDVTITFERRNQQHQYTFRASD encoded by the coding sequence GTGAAGCGGCGTCTCTCCCGATTCGCGGTAGCGCTCCTGTTGGTCGTGGGCTGCCAGCGCGGCGAGCCGCGCGCGGCGGAGGCACAGGCTCCGAGCTCCCCGCCTGCGGACTACGCGACGGCGCGGGGACCGCAGGCTACTCAGGATTTGGCTCAGTCCCGCGAGAACGCGATTGTGCGCGCCATCGAACGCGCGGGACCGGCGGTCGTCAACATCAGCTCGACGCAGGTCGTGCGCGTCGTGCGCGACCCGTTCTGGAGCTTCTTCTGGGGCGAGAGCCAGGTTCAGGAGCAGAAGCGCCAGAGCCTCGGTTCCGGTGTCATCTTCGATGCGGAGCACGGCTACGTCCTGACGAACGAGCACGTCATCGAAGACGCGACGTATGTCACCGTGCGGCTCCAGGACGGCAGGGAGTTCCGGGCTGAGATTCTCGGCGAAGACCCGATTGCGGACCTGGCTGTCCTGAAGATCGACGGTGAAGACCTCCCGGCGTGTCTGTTCGGCACGTCCGACGACCTTCGCATCGGCGAATGGGCGATTGCCATCGGCAACCCATTCGGACAACTGGTTCGAGACCTGAAACCCTCTGTGACCGTCGGCGTCATCAGCGCGACCAACCGCGTCGTGCAGGTGGGCAACCGCACGTACTCGAACTTGATCCAGACGGACGCCGCCGTGAATCCGGGCAACAGCGGGGGTCCGCTCGTCAACGCCGCCGGCGAGGTGATCGGCATCAACACGTTCATTCTCAGCGAGAGTGGCGGTTCCCATGGTGTGAACTTCGCCCATGCGATCTCGCTGGCGAAGCGCGTGATCGACCGCATCCTCGAGAACGGCGGCGTCGAGGAACCCTGGGTTGGGATGCAGTACCGCGAAGTGACGCCCCAGATCGCGGAACAGATTGGGGCGTCCGTGCGCGAGGGCGTGATCGTCACTCGCGTCGAGCGTGGCGGGCCCGCCGACAAAGCGGGCTTGCGAGAGAACGACATCATCACCCAGGTGAACGGTCAGAAGGTCTACAGCACGGTCGATACGTACAGCATCATCCGTCTGGTTCGGAGCGGAGAGCGGATCGAGCTGACGCGCGTTCGTGGCGACGTATCCGGCACGGTGCGGATGACCGCGGAGGTGCTCCCTGGGTACGAGTTCTACGGCACGGTCGTCCGCGACACGTCCGAGGTAAGAGGAGTCGTCGTGCGGAGCGTTCAATCAGGAAGCGTGTTCGCGCGCGTGCTCCGCCCTGGGGATCGGATCATCGGGGTCGGGAACCGGCGCGTGGACACGGTCGAGGAGCTCCGAGGGATCGCGCGCCAGATCCGCTCCGGGTATGATGTCACGATCACATTCGAACGCCGAAACCAGCAGCATCAGTACACGTTTCGCGCATCAGACTAG
- a CDS encoding tetratricopeptide repeat protein — translation MKPVYILVVVAIAAVIVVWYRLAQPEPIVPDTDSLSMQYNVAKETADLLLERARRDGNYASAIEGYKQALSLRPDNAEAHNDLGATYYEIALARMANPIEEDLREYSPNVRDTIDYMKGKMAEMPSGKFSWTISEPTLRLLDTHLGARSDLLYYSRPDGSAYEVIIICGDTASSLRDAEVEFRRAIDLKPQYAPSYRNLGALYVTRGNRKDALVYFKEALRLEPQDRDLATYIEQLTRL, via the coding sequence ATGAAGCCGGTCTACATCCTCGTGGTCGTCGCGATCGCGGCGGTGATCGTCGTCTGGTATCGGCTGGCGCAGCCGGAGCCGATCGTCCCAGACACGGACAGCCTGAGCATGCAGTACAATGTCGCCAAGGAGACGGCGGACCTGTTGTTGGAGCGCGCTCGGCGGGACGGCAACTACGCCAGCGCCATCGAAGGCTACAAGCAGGCGCTGTCGCTGAGACCCGACAACGCCGAAGCGCACAACGATCTGGGCGCCACGTACTACGAGATCGCGCTGGCGAGGATGGCGAACCCCATCGAAGAGGACTTGCGCGAGTACAGCCCGAATGTGCGCGACACGATCGACTACATGAAGGGCAAGATGGCGGAGATGCCGTCCGGCAAGTTCTCCTGGACCATCTCGGAACCGACACTGCGGCTGCTGGATACTCACCTCGGCGCGCGTTCCGATCTGCTCTACTACTCGCGTCCCGACGGAAGCGCCTACGAGGTGATCATCATCTGCGGCGACACGGCATCGTCCCTGCGCGATGCCGAAGTGGAGTTCCGGCGAGCCATCGACCTCAAGCCGCAGTACGCTCCCTCCTACCGGAACCTAGGCGCCCTCTACGTGACGCGCGGGAACCGGAAGGACGCGCTCGTCTACTTCAAGGAAGCGCTCCGTCTGGAGCCCCAGGACCGCGACCTGGCGACCTACATCGAGCAGCTCACTCGCCTCTGA
- a CDS encoding histone deacetylase produces the protein MAKTGIVYHDDYLLHDTGFGHPERRQRLEAIWEVLPSSSVGGKLVRIVARPALPDELAYIHSASHIADIRKISERGGGLLDYDTPIDSRSYEIALLSVGGVLSAVDAVLGGEVDSCFACVRPPGHHATPSRGMGFCLFNNVAIAARHAQRRHGIDRVLIVDWDVHHGNGTQDAFYSDGSVFFFSVHQHPLYPGTGMAQERGDGDGFGATLNAPLPARSGDEDYVAVFWSRLVPAAREFQPELILISAGFDAHEADPLGGMRVTTHGFGALTSIVRELADELCGGRIVSSLEGGYSLDGLSSSVVEHLARLSE, from the coding sequence ATGGCTAAGACCGGCATCGTCTATCACGACGACTACCTGCTCCATGACACGGGGTTTGGGCATCCGGAGCGCCGACAGCGGCTGGAGGCGATCTGGGAGGTGCTTCCTTCCAGTTCCGTGGGCGGCAAACTGGTCAGGATTGTGGCGCGACCGGCGTTGCCCGACGAGCTCGCATACATCCACTCGGCGAGCCACATCGCCGACATCCGCAAGATTTCGGAGCGAGGAGGCGGGCTCCTCGATTACGACACGCCCATCGATTCCCGGTCGTACGAGATCGCCCTCCTGTCGGTCGGAGGGGTGTTGTCCGCTGTGGATGCGGTGTTAGGCGGCGAGGTCGATTCCTGCTTCGCGTGCGTGCGCCCGCCGGGTCACCACGCGACGCCGTCGCGCGGCATGGGGTTCTGTCTGTTCAACAACGTCGCCATCGCGGCGCGCCACGCGCAGAGGCGGCATGGCATCGACCGCGTGCTCATCGTGGACTGGGACGTGCATCACGGCAACGGCACGCAGGACGCCTTCTACTCGGACGGCTCCGTGTTCTTCTTCTCCGTTCACCAGCACCCGCTCTATCCGGGAACCGGGATGGCGCAAGAGCGAGGCGATGGCGACGGTTTCGGCGCGACACTGAACGCCCCGCTTCCGGCTCGAAGCGGCGACGAGGACTACGTCGCCGTATTCTGGTCGCGTCTCGTTCCCGCCGCGCGGGAGTTCCAGCCGGAGCTCATCCTGATCTCCGCTGGTTTCGATGCCCACGAAGCGGACCCGTTGGGCGGGATGCGCGTCACGACGCATGGCTTCGGAGCGCTGACGTCCATCGTACGAGAGCTTGCGGACGAGCTCTGCGGCGGACGGATCGTGTCGTCGCTGGAAGGCGGCTACAGCCTGGACGGGCTGTCATCGTCGGTCGTCGAGCACTTGGCGCGGCTTTCTGAGTGA
- a CDS encoding DUF86 domain-containing protein has translation MTRKTPRLHLHDVLEACLAIERFVAGRTLHVYLSDEVLRAAVERKCTIIGEALNQALRMDPSLAQRISQTDKIIGFRHRLIHGYGEVRDDIVWDTVIHDTPILTAEIEALLHADENR, from the coding sequence ATGACGCGGAAGACGCCGCGCCTTCACTTGCATGATGTCCTCGAAGCGTGCCTCGCCATCGAGCGATTCGTCGCAGGACGAACGCTACATGTTTACCTGTCCGACGAAGTGTTGCGTGCAGCCGTCGAGCGCAAGTGCACAATCATCGGTGAGGCGCTGAACCAGGCGTTGCGTATGGATCCCTCTCTCGCTCAGCGCATCTCGCAGACCGACAAGATCATCGGGTTCCGCCACCGACTAATCCACGGGTACGGTGAAGTCCGGGACGACATCGTTTGGGATACGGTCATCCACGACACGCCGATTCTGACCGCAGAGATCGAAGCGTTGCTCCATGCCGACGAGAACCGATGA
- a CDS encoding dihydroorotate dehydrogenase electron transfer subunit, with amino-acid sequence MIVAKEPVAPGHYRMRLTCDWESAEPGQFLHLWLPECRDPLLRRPYTVYRLRDGHLDILFQVVGEGTALLAERSPGDVVRVLGPLGNGFSMPPAGSTPYVVGGGVGMASLHLLVERLIEGGFSPRVLIGARSTGYVLCRDDLDALGVTPDISTNDGSEGYHGFVTDLLQTRLERDPAGSPVIYTCGPTPMMAAVAKIAAQREIDCQVALENRMGCALGVCLGCVVPIRSESGVGYQRVCTEGPVFDARTVEWGYRV; translated from the coding sequence GTGATCGTAGCCAAAGAGCCCGTCGCACCGGGTCACTACCGGATGCGCTTGACGTGTGACTGGGAGTCCGCCGAGCCCGGACAGTTCCTCCATCTCTGGCTGCCGGAATGCCGCGATCCACTGCTCCGTCGCCCCTACACCGTCTACCGGCTGCGCGACGGACACCTCGACATCCTGTTCCAGGTCGTCGGCGAGGGTACGGCGCTGCTCGCCGAGCGATCGCCGGGCGACGTCGTGCGCGTTCTGGGCCCGTTGGGCAACGGGTTCTCGATGCCTCCCGCCGGTTCCACCCCGTACGTCGTCGGCGGCGGGGTTGGGATGGCGTCGCTCCATCTGCTGGTCGAGCGCCTGATCGAGGGCGGCTTCTCGCCTCGCGTGCTGATCGGGGCGCGGAGCACCGGCTACGTACTGTGCCGGGACGATCTCGACGCGTTGGGCGTAACGCCCGATATCTCGACGAATGACGGGAGCGAGGGCTACCACGGGTTCGTGACGGACCTGCTCCAGACTCGGTTGGAACGCGATCCCGCTGGCTCGCCGGTCATCTACACTTGCGGGCCCACGCCGATGATGGCAGCCGTCGCCAAGATCGCTGCGCAACGCGAGATCGACTGTCAGGTCGCCCTTGAGAACCGGATGGGCTGCGCCCTGGGCGTTTGTCTCGGATGCGTCGTTCCGATTCGATCCGAAAGCGGCGTCGGCTACCAGCGCGTCTGCACCGAGGGTCCCGTCTTCGACGCCCGGACCGTCGAGTGGGGGTACCGCGTATGA
- a CDS encoding dihydroorotate dehydrogenase, translated as MTAAPAQPDMRVNIGGMSMRNPVMTASGTFGYGQEYRDFVDLNRLGAVGVKSVTLEPRAGNATPRIAETPSGMLNTIGLQNVGVDAFIAEKLPYLRRFDTSVLVNLSGRTVGDYVELCQRLNDVPGVHGLELNVSCPNVEHGGMEFGVDAAVLGGLVEACRRVTVLPLIVKLSPNVTSIVEMALAAERAGADALALINTLLGMAIDVETRRPKLSRTMGGLSGPAIKPIAVRMVWQTYQAVRVPIIGMGGIANAEDAVEFMLAGATAVAVGTASFVNPRASIDVIDGLETYCLDHGIAKVSDLVGKCLVD; from the coding sequence ATGACCGCTGCCCCAGCTCAGCCGGATATGCGCGTGAACATCGGCGGCATGTCGATGAGGAACCCGGTCATGACGGCGTCCGGGACATTCGGCTATGGTCAAGAGTACCGGGACTTCGTCGATCTGAACCGGCTGGGAGCCGTCGGCGTCAAGAGCGTGACGCTTGAGCCCCGCGCTGGTAACGCGACGCCGCGCATCGCAGAGACGCCCAGCGGGATGCTCAACACGATCGGGCTCCAGAACGTCGGGGTGGACGCGTTCATCGCGGAAAAGCTGCCCTATCTGCGCCGCTTCGACACGTCGGTTCTCGTGAATCTGTCCGGGAGGACGGTCGGCGACTACGTCGAACTGTGCCAGCGGCTGAATGACGTGCCCGGCGTTCACGGGCTCGAACTGAATGTGTCGTGTCCGAACGTCGAACATGGCGGCATGGAGTTCGGCGTCGACGCGGCGGTGCTAGGCGGTCTCGTCGAGGCGTGTCGACGCGTGACGGTTCTGCCGTTGATCGTGAAGCTGTCGCCGAACGTGACGAGCATCGTCGAGATGGCGTTAGCGGCGGAACGAGCCGGAGCCGACGCCCTCGCGCTCATCAACACGCTGCTGGGTATGGCGATCGATGTCGAGACGCGCCGCCCGAAGCTGTCTCGCACGATGGGCGGGCTGTCCGGGCCCGCGATCAAGCCGATTGCCGTGCGAATGGTGTGGCAGACGTACCAGGCGGTGCGCGTCCCCATCATCGGCATGGGAGGCATCGCGAATGCCGAGGACGCCGTCGAGTTCATGCTCGCGGGCGCGACGGCGGTCGCGGTCGGCACGGCGAGCTTCGTCAATCCGAGGGCGAGCATCGATGTCATCGACGGGCTAGAAACGTACTGCCTCGACCACGGCATCGCGAAGGTCTCCGACCTCGTCGGCAAGTGCCTGGTGGACTGA
- the pyrB gene encoding aspartate carbamoyltransferase, translating to MRDLIGIDDLDRGEIESVLDLAAEMEVLREMGSDLCKGKILATIFYEPSTRTRLSFESAMLRLGGEVLGFADPQTTSVAKDETLADTVHMVCNYSDIIVMRHSKAGAARLAAQHSVVPIVNAGDDAHQHPTQSLTDLFTIRRLRGDISELTVGICGDLRFGRAAHSLAYALAMFGARIVLIAPTGLELPEDVSWRLDNLYGANTSLAETPRDVIGELDVLYVNRLQKERLPAELDANAIKDVARSYRVDADLMKLAKPDCLVMHPLPRVDELTHDLDDDPRAAYFQQSSNGVPVRMALMAMLLRRVDRPAFREKPRRVTEPSEHVCANPACVTQAEPRVRPLVETVDAARGVKWCAYCRYLLPDASGS from the coding sequence ATGCGCGACTTGATTGGCATCGACGACCTGGATCGCGGCGAAATCGAGAGCGTCCTCGACCTCGCGGCGGAGATGGAAGTGCTCCGCGAAATGGGCTCAGACCTCTGCAAGGGCAAGATCCTCGCTACGATCTTTTACGAACCCAGCACGCGGACGCGCCTTTCGTTCGAGAGCGCGATGCTTCGGTTGGGCGGGGAGGTGCTCGGGTTCGCCGACCCGCAGACGACCTCGGTCGCCAAGGACGAGACGCTCGCGGACACCGTCCACATGGTGTGCAACTACTCGGACATCATCGTGATGCGGCACTCGAAGGCAGGAGCGGCGCGGCTCGCCGCCCAGCACTCCGTCGTGCCGATCGTCAATGCCGGTGACGACGCCCATCAGCACCCGACCCAATCCCTGACGGACCTGTTCACGATCCGAAGGCTGCGGGGCGACATCTCCGAGCTCACCGTGGGCATCTGCGGCGATCTGCGTTTTGGCAGGGCGGCTCACTCGCTCGCCTACGCTCTGGCGATGTTCGGCGCGCGGATCGTGCTGATCGCGCCAACCGGTCTCGAGTTGCCCGAAGATGTCTCCTGGCGGCTCGACAACCTCTACGGCGCGAACACGTCACTCGCGGAGACGCCGCGCGACGTGATCGGCGAACTGGACGTTCTCTACGTGAACCGGCTCCAGAAGGAGCGGCTGCCGGCAGAGCTGGATGCGAACGCCATCAAGGATGTGGCGCGCAGCTACCGGGTCGACGCCGATCTGATGAAGCTCGCCAAGCCCGACTGCCTGGTGATGCACCCGCTGCCGCGCGTCGATGAGCTGACGCACGACCTCGACGATGACCCACGAGCGGCGTACTTCCAGCAGTCGTCCAACGGCGTGCCGGTTCGTATGGCGCTGATGGCGATGCTCCTCCGGCGCGTCGACCGCCCCGCCTTCCGCGAGAAGCCGCGTCGCGTCACGGAGCCCTCAGAGCATGTGTGCGCGAACCCGGCGTGTGTCACGCAAGCGGAGCCGCGCGTGCGCCCGTTGGTTGAGACGGTCGACGCTGCCCGTGGTGTGAAGTGGTGCGCTTACTGTCGATATCTGCTTCCGGACGCCAGCGGTTCGTGA